Proteins from a genomic interval of Colletes latitarsis isolate SP2378_abdomen chromosome 12, iyColLati1, whole genome shotgun sequence:
- the LOC143348767 gene encoding IQ motif and ubiquitin-like domain-containing protein, which produces MVYAVGYLNPSIAVVEAIDKHSAQAVEERAMIARTEDSVAKAEPFLGGWRNRLTGTVYCNACTQTRINRQDVRERTTQTEFSTDKCTDTPCNVTVQANSFPDARDRLLEATSASRDSSFKDPRNEKILESVVKIQRFYRAYRDRFTAIQPPGDKDTAKQEIPLEPRSYRSQDFAILNRTSPRTRTDFELLYNLLDRWRIRETERARQRPPDPARTAFCRLILSKEIELLRGIDSLKTGLRLKSKKKAYRKFLDDLSKPIVWRTGHGEPILVETPRVQRARRFRDAFEALSNEDAPIGERVETLRRLRNVVEAHTCKPSDDLVRLLDQEIDLLARDVDESKLNWLRNRLKIAFLIFAREALGNDSEEARLIGRKTICASCGRLLSADNFSRGKRRRVCNYCQDARTRSRPRVVYGPYDKMLRDLRRGEAGNRCYASLAFVVDAKIVHRLVNDVWHGKSAISECDRLDELRLVRLRRNVQWSPWNCLLLTANEASVHTRIDDLDEFYGPMMLHKFHTRNLQAKLLFESVAGAQTTREDQKMYPCT; this is translated from the exons GCGGTGGAAGAACGAGCAATGATCGCTCGAACGGAGGATTCGGTGGCGAAAGCGGAACCGTTTCTGGGTGGATGGAGGAACAGGCTGACAGGCACCGTCTACTGCAACGCGTGCACGCAAACTAGGATAAACAGACAGGACGTGAGAGAAAGGACCACGCAGACCGAATTCTCGACAGACAAATGCACGGACACGCCGTGCAACGTCACGGTTCAAGCGAATTCGTTTCCTGACGCGAGAGACAGACTCCTGGAAGCTACGAGTGCTTCTCGGGACTCGAGCTTCAAGGATCCCCGAAACGAGAAGATCCTGGAGAGTGTCGTAAAGATACAGAGGTTTTACAG AGCTTACCGCGACAGGTTCACCGCGATCCAGCCACCCGGCGATAAGGACACGGCCAAGCAGGAAATACCattggaaccgaggtcctaccGTAGCCAGGATTTCGCCATACTAAACCGCACGTCCCCGAGAACGAGGACAGACTTCGAGTTGCTCTACAATCTCCTGGACCGTTGGCGTATCCGCGAAACAGAGAGGGCGAGACAACGACCCCCGGATCCTGCTAGAACCGCGTTCTGCAGACTGATCCTGTCGAAAGAGATCGAGCTCCTGCGAGGCATAGACTCTCTGAAAACAGGCCTTCGGCTGAAAAGCAAGAAGAAGGCCTACCGGAAGTTCCTGGACGACCTTTCCAAGCCGATAGTTTGGAGAACCGGCCACGGTGAACCGATCCTGGTGGAGACTCCTCGCGTGCAGCGTGCTCGACGCTTCAGGGACGCCTTCGAGGCGTTGTCGAACGAGGATGCACCGATCGGAGAACGCGTCGAGACGTTGCGTCGGCTCAGAAACGTCGTCGAAGCTCACACGTGCAAACCGTCGGACGATCTGGTGCGCCTGCTCGACCAGGAGATCGATCTTCTGGCGCGCGACGTCGACGAGAGTAAATTAAACTGGCTGAGAAATCGACTGAAGATCGCCTTCCTGATATTCGCCAGGGAAGCGCTGGGAAACGACTCGGAGGAGGCGAGGCTGATCGGTCGTAAAACGATCTGCGCCAGCTGCGGCAGATTACTATCCGCGGATAACTTTTCCCGGGGGAAACGACGCCGAGTGTGCAATTATTGCCAGGACGCGAGGACGCGATCCAGGCCCCGAGTCGTCTACGGGCCCTACGATAAAATGCTTCGCGATCTGAGGCGCGGCGAGGCCGGAAATCGTTGCTACGCCAGCCTGGCCTTCGTCGTCGACGCCAAGATCGTTCACCGTTTGGTGAACGACGTATGGCACGGGAAATCGGCCATCTCCGAGTGCGATCGACTCGACGAGCTGAGACTCGTGAGGCTTCGTAGGAACGTCCAGTGGTCGCCGTGGAACTGTCTCCTCCTGACCGCGAACGAGGCCTCTGTGCACACCAGGATCGACGATCTCGACGAGTTCTACGGGCCGATGATGCTGCACAAGTTTCACACCAGGAATCTCCAAGCCAAACTTCTCTTCGAGTCTGTGGCTGGGGCCCAGACGACTCGCGAGGACCAAAAAATGTATCCTTGTACGTGA